In the genome of Xanthomonas translucens pv. cerealis, one region contains:
- a CDS encoding argininosuccinate synthase, whose amino-acid sequence MSQSDASAGPRSPVTGPGSKDIVLAFSGGLDTSFCIPYLQAKGYAVHTVFADTGGVDDEERDFIEKRAAELGAASHVTVDGGPAIWSGFVKPFVWAGEGYQGQYPLLVSDRYLIVDAALKRADALGTRVIAHGCTGMGNDQVRFDLAVKALGDYEIVAPIREIQKEHTQTRAYEQKYLEERGFGVRAKQKAYTINENLLGVTMSGGEIDRWEAPGEGTRGWCAPRSAWPIEPLTVTLKFEHGEAVAVDGKPLEGAKLLAKLNKLFAPYGVGRGMYTGDTVIGLKGRIVFEAPGLIALLAAHRALEDAVLTKQQNRFKPEVARKWVELVYEGFYHDPLKTDLEAFLDSSQAKVNGEVTLETRGGRVDAVAVKSPHLLNAKGATYAQSADWGVAEAEGFIKLFGMSSTLYAQVNR is encoded by the coding sequence ATGTCTCAATCCGACGCTTCCGCCGGTCCCCGGTCCCCGGTCACCGGTCCCGGCAGCAAGGACATCGTCCTGGCCTTCTCCGGCGGCCTGGACACCAGCTTCTGCATTCCCTATCTGCAGGCCAAGGGCTACGCCGTGCACACGGTGTTCGCCGATACCGGCGGGGTGGACGACGAGGAGCGCGATTTCATCGAGAAGCGCGCCGCCGAGCTGGGCGCGGCCAGCCACGTCACCGTCGATGGCGGCCCGGCGATCTGGAGCGGTTTCGTCAAGCCGTTCGTGTGGGCCGGCGAGGGCTACCAGGGCCAGTATCCGTTGCTGGTGTCCGACCGCTACCTGATCGTCGATGCCGCGCTCAAGCGCGCCGACGCGCTGGGCACCCGGGTCATCGCGCACGGCTGCACCGGCATGGGCAACGACCAGGTGCGCTTCGACCTGGCGGTGAAGGCGCTGGGCGATTACGAGATCGTCGCCCCGATCCGCGAGATCCAGAAGGAGCACACCCAGACCCGCGCCTACGAGCAGAAGTATCTGGAAGAACGCGGCTTCGGCGTGCGTGCCAAGCAGAAGGCCTACACGATCAACGAGAACCTGCTCGGCGTGACCATGTCCGGCGGCGAGATCGATCGCTGGGAAGCGCCGGGCGAGGGCACCCGCGGCTGGTGCGCGCCGCGCAGCGCGTGGCCGATCGAGCCGCTGACGGTGACCCTGAAGTTCGAGCACGGCGAAGCGGTGGCTGTGGACGGCAAGCCGCTGGAAGGCGCCAAGCTGCTGGCTAAGCTCAACAAGCTGTTCGCCCCGTACGGCGTGGGCCGCGGCATGTACACCGGCGACACCGTGATCGGGCTGAAGGGCCGCATCGTGTTCGAGGCACCGGGCCTGATCGCGCTGCTGGCCGCGCACCGCGCGCTGGAAGACGCGGTGCTGACCAAGCAGCAGAACCGCTTCAAGCCGGAGGTGGCGCGCAAGTGGGTGGAGCTGGTCTACGAAGGCTTCTACCACGATCCGTTGAAGACCGACCTGGAGGCGTTCCTGGATTCCTCGCAGGCCAAGGTCAACGGCGAAGTGACGCTGGAAACCCGCGGCGGCCGCGTCGATGCGGTGGCGGTGAAGTCGCCGCACCTGCTCAACGCCAAGGGCGCGACCTACGCGCAGTCGGCGGACTGGGGCGTGGCCGAGGCGGAAGGCTTCATCAAGCTGTTCGGGATGAGCTCCACGCTGTACGCCCAGGTCAATCGCTGA